The Bifidobacterium asteroides genomic interval GACTGAATCCACGAATGTGGGCCTGCGCTCCGTGGTAGACCGCGGTGACCTTCTGCGCAAGATACATTTTCCTAACTATATCGTGGTAGTTTCAGCCACGATTGGGGCTATGATTTCCTATGCCATAAACCTTGTTGTGGTTCTTGTCTTTGCTCTTTTCAGCAGGGTTCACTTCACTTGGCGAATCATCTTCCTGCCGATCAATGTGGCTGAGCTCTACGTGGTCACTCTGGCCATGACGTTGATCATGGCAACCATGTATGTTTACTACCGCGATATCGCCCACATTTGGGAAGTGCTTCAGCAGCTGATTTTCTATGCTATGCCCATTATCTACCCCCTGAAGTACGTGACTGATCGTGGGGGCAGGCTGGCCTTTCTGGCTCGGTTGGAGTTGATTAACCCCATAGCCCAATCCATTCAGGACATCCGCCACAACTTCATTGCGCCGGAGACTCAGCCTACTATATGGAACCAGTTTCACAGCTTTTGGATTATGATGATTCCCTTGGTGATTACCCTAGGTCTGCTTTGGTTTAGTATCTGGCTGTTCCGCCGTAACAGTCGCAAATTCGCGGAGGTCATGTGATGTCTAGCGATGATCAAACCTACGAAGAAGTCCTGCAACGTTATCAGCAGGCACCAGTGGTTCTTTCCGTTGATCATGTTTCCAAGTACTTTAAGCTCCCCACAGAGCAGGCCACTGGTCTCAAACAGGCATTCATTAACTGGACCAAGGGCATCAAAGGCTATAAGAAGCAGCAGGTTCTTCAGGACATCAGCTTTGAGGTTCATCAGGGGGAGTTCTTCGGCATTGTCGGGCGTAACGGTGGCGGCAAATCCACTCTACTCAAGCTGATTTCGCAGATTTATTGCCCCGAGCACGGTTCCATCCACGTGGTCGGCAAGCTGGTCCCCTTCATCGAGCTGGGTGTAGGGTTTAACCCGGAACTGACTGGCCGTGAGAACGTCTACCTGAACGGAGCCCTGCTCGGGTTCACCAGAGATCAAGTGGATGCCATGTACGATGACATCGTTGAGTTCGCTGAACTTGATGACTTCATGGACCAGAAACTTAAGAACTATTCCTCTGGCATGCAGGTCCGCTTGGCTTTTTCCGTGGCCATCAAGGCCCAGGGGGATATCCTGGTTCTGGATGAGGTCCTGGCTGTGGGGGATGAGGCTTTCCAGCGCAAGTGCGATGATTATTTCACTGAAATCAAGAAAGACCCTACAAAAACTGTCATCCTCGTCACTCATGATATGGGTTCAGTCAAGAAATACTGTACCCGAGCCATGATGATCGCCGACGGGCGGGTGGAAGCACTAGGAGATCCAGAGACCGTTTCTCATAAGTACACCTTGGCTAATTTGGAAGCTGAGCGTACAGCGGAGCACGAGATGCAGATTCAGCGTGGGGGCTACGCCAACGGGTTGAACGATCGCTGTCCTATTCTGAGGACCATTCCAGTTTCCCCGCAGGTGAGTGACGGTACTGGCGTTTTCAAGTTCGATGTCGAGTACCAGTACGACCAGCCAGGTGATTTCTATCTAGCTGTAGCTCTGCACGATATCAGGCGGGGAGGCATTACCTATGATACAGGCCCAAAAACCATGCGTATGCGCCGCCACGGCCACCAGATTGTTCACTTCGAGCTTCCGCTGAACGTTTTTAACAATGGTGAGTTCCGTTTGATTACGTCTTTGCGCACTCCCAATCCCAACGATCCTCATGGGACGGACGCTGTGGGGGTGGCGCTGGACGAGAACGCCTGTGACTTTGTTATACGAAATAAGCGGAATGGAGAGTATGCTCTCCTCAGCGATCGGGCACTGACCATAGCTGCCCTGGACCCTGACCAGGTGGACGAAGTGGATGGGTGATTCCCGTCTTCGTGCTCGGGATAGGATGATTTTGAGACGATTCGGCGGCTGTGCCGCGGGAAGGTATTTGACCCATGAAGGTTCAAGAGATGGCAGACACAGGTTTTGAAAGTGTGGTCCGGGTGGTCTTTCCCGAGCGTGACCAGGAACAGGTGCTTCCTTTGTATGCCATTGACTGGTCACCTTCGCACCTGTCGAATACGGTTATGGATCCACGGACGGATGTGAAGCGCATCAGGCTGAATGCTATGAATCAGTCTGAATATCAACGGCTGGTGGGCCAGGCTCTAACGCGGACCGGCGCAGGCGTGACCACCAATGACTTCGACCTTCTCTCCAGGCGATCTCTGCGTATCCACGCCGGTGGGCGGATCTCACTCTGCACTTTCTTCAACGCCTTCCCAGCCGGTTACTGGCGTCGTTGGACCAGAGTCGATACCGTCAGGCTGACCCTGATGGTTTGGGGCCGCGGTGAGGTCCGAGTCATGAAATCCAATGGTCGGGGTATCTTCACCTGTGCCGGTTCTGTCCGGATCGAGCAGGATGGACAGACGGAACAGGGAGAACACATTGCCCTGGACATACCTATGACTGGTCTGGTTGACGGCGGTTACTGCTGGCTGGAAGCACAAGCCAGCAAGGGTGATACCTTGACTATCAAGGATGCGGACTGGCAAGTACCCATTCGTGCCAGGACCGCATCCCACCAGACCAGTGTATCCGTCGCTATTACTACCTTTAACCGCGCCCCCTATTGCTTGCGGCAGCTGCAGGACCTCGCTGCTGCTACTGAGCTCCGTAGCCGATTGGATACTATATACTGCACTGACCAAGGTAATGAATTCGTCAATGACCAAGAAGGGTACGGAGCCGTGGCACAGTCTCTGGGTGACCAGCTGACTTATATGCGCCAACGGAATCTGGGAGGGTCAGGCGGATTTTCGAGGGGCATGTATGAGACGCTCAAAGCCGGTCGGTCCGACTACGTCCTCCTCCTGGATGACGATGCCATTAGTGAGCCGGAGTCTATCCTTCGTGCAGTTCAGTTCGCCGACTATGCATGCAAGCCCATGCTGGTCGGTGGAGGCATGTTCCACCTAGACAACCGGACCGTCCTCTACACTCAGGGGGAGCGGCTGAACTGGAAACGTATGTGGATGGAGCCTTCTCAAGGGCTGGGTTACAACCATGATTTCGCCTTGGAGCCTCTTCGTGATTGCCCTGAACGCCATCAGCGTATTGACGAGGACTTCAATGGGTGGTGGATGTGCCTGATACCAATCAGTGTCATCAGGGAAATTGGTCTCTCCCTACCGGTCTTCATTAAATTTGACGATGTTGAGTATTGTCTTCGGGCACAGCATGCCGGCTATCCCACGGTCTGTCTTCCGGGAGTTGCGGTCTGGCATCAAGCTTGGCATGAGAAGGATCCGGCGCGTACTTGGGAGGAGTACTACACGGAGCGCAACCGGTGGTTGGCCGCCCTTCTCTTAGAACCTGAGTTCCCTGTATCTCGAATCATGACGGAAACCTTGTATGGGGATGCTAGTCTGGGGCTGCGCTTTACCTATTCAGCTATGGCTCTGCGCAACTTGGCGCTTCAGGATCTTTTGAGAGGGCCACAGTATATCGTTGAGACTTTCCCCACCAAGCTAGACCAGGTACGCCGCCTCAGGGCGGGCTTCACTGATGCGCAGACTACCAAGGATCTCTGGTCTCTACCGGCTCCTGATCATGAGACCATACCCCCGCGTAAACGGCCACAGAGTAGGGAACATCGGATGTTGGTGGCGTTAAAGCTCCTTGCCAAGTCCGTGTTGACTGACCGTGACGCCACAAGAGACCAGCAGCCTGACACTTCCATAGCAGCTCAGGACGCAGCTTGGACCTGGGTGGCTTTCGATGGCATAGATTCGGCCTTAGTCACTTCGCCAGATGGCGATTCGGTAGCCTGGCTTAAACGGGACAACAGCGAATTCCGTCGTCTCATGGGTCAGGGTTGCCGTTTAGCTTTGACTATCAGGAAGCACTGGAAAGAAATTTCGGCCCAATATCGTGATTACGGCCTGGCCTCTCTTGATACTTGGCAGCGAATTTTCGCCAATAGCGGCATGAAGGTGATTCCCTATTCTTCCGAGAGAGATGGAAAACCCGGGTCCAAGATAGGTAGCGAATGACCACCATGGTCGGCATAGGGAGTGATCAGACTTGCCCCTGCAACCTCATGGTTACTGGCGGGGCGGGATTCATTGGGAGCAACTTCGTGCGTTGGGTCGGCCAGCACCATCCCAACACAAGGATTGTGGTCTTTGACGCCCTTACTTATGCGGCCATTCCTGGTAGCCTTCCCGATACGGGTCCAAATGGCCCTTTTCTGGTCAAGGGCGATATCTGCGATCCTGGAGCCGTAGAGAGGGCTATCAGCGAATACGGAATCGATACCGTCGTTCACTTTGCAGCCGAGTCCCATAACGACAACGCCATTCAATCTCCCGATCCCTTCATCAAAACCAACATCCAGGGCACCTATATCCTTCTTCAAGCTGTTCGTCGACATGATTTGCGCTTTCACCATATTTCTACGGATGAAGTCTATGGCGATTTAGATTTTGGTGATTCCAGGCGTTTTGACGAATCAAGTCCTTACAGGCCTTCCAATCCATACTCGGCTAGCAAAGCAGCTTCGGACCATCTAGTCAGGGCCTGGTGGCGTACCTATGGGACTCGGGTGACTATCTCCAACTGTTCTAATAACTATGGACCGCGCCAGCATGTGGAGAAGTTCATTCCCCGTCAGATCACCAATATTCTCGCAGGGATTCGTCCCCGCCTCTATGGCGAAGGGCGGGAGTCCCGTGATTGGATTCACGTTCAGGACAACTGTGAAGCTATTTGGACCGTTCTGACCCGGGGGATATTGGGATCCACCTATCTGATAAGTGCGGATAACGAATACAGCAATCGGGAGGTTCTAGCCATGATCCTAGAGGAGATGGGACAGGAACCTGATGCCTTCGACAGAGTACCTAACAGGCCGGGGGTGGATCGGCGCTATGCCTTGGATTCCAGCCGAATCCAGTCGGAATTGGGTTGGAGGCCTCGACACCATGATTTTCGGCACGGGCTCAGGGATACGATCGATTGGTACGCCTCGCATCAGGATTGGTGGAGGCTCGCCAAAGAAGAAACTGAGCGTCGTTACAAGATCCAGGGGCACTGAGTGTAGCTTGCTGCTTTGTTTCTGAGACAAGGTCGGGACTAGTGTATATTCTTAATAAGTTACTGGGTGGCTGTCCTGACTTTGGACAGCCAGATCTGGTAATCTGCTACACCCTCCTGTCACGGAAGGTCCGTGACCTGTAAGTCCAAAGGAGGTGGGTGATGTCTGCGCACAAGTATGAATTGATGTTCATTGCCGATCCGGCCATGGATGAGCGCTCGCTGAAGAAGCTGACCGACCAGTATCTCGAGGTGGTCACCAAGGAAGGCGGCTCCGTCGACAACATCGACGTCTGGGGCCGTCGCAAGCTGGCCTATGAGATCGACAAGCACAAGGAAGGCAACTACGTGGTGGTCGAATACACCTGCGAGCCTTCCGCCAGCGCTGAGCTCGATCGTGTGCTCAACCTGAACGAGTCCGTCATCCGCACCAAGATCCTTCGCAAGGATGACAAGTAAGCAAACAGCAAAAGGACATCGAAGCGTCGGCTGACATCCAGTTCTCGCGTCGAAGGTCCAAGGGTGCGGGATTCGCCCCAGTAGGCCCATTCCCAAGTCCTCACTCCGAGGAAAGGTCGTGACATGGCGGGAGATACATACATCACCGTGGTGGGTAATCTCACTGCGGATCCGGAGGTGCGTACGACCTCCAACGGAGGCACGGTGGCCAATCTGACCATCGCGTCCACGCCCAGGCAGTTCAACAGGAACTCGGGGCAGTGGGAGGACGGCGACTCGCTCTTCATGCGTTGCTCGGCTTGGGATTCTACATACAGTCCCATGGCCTCCAACATTCAGGCCAGCCTGACCAAGGGCATGAGGGTAATAGCCCAGGGTCGTCTGGTGCAGCGCTCCTATCAGGATCGCGAGGGCAACAACCGCACGGTTGTGGAGCTGCGTCTGGACGAGATCGGACCTGCACTGACACGGAACACCGCTCAGGTCACCAGGAACGCCAACACCGGTGGCGGAGGATCTCGTGGCGGTTTCGCCGGCTCCAGCAACGGCGGCTACCAGGGTGGGGCATCCTACCAGGGCGGCACCGGCGCGGCATCGGCCCCTATGGGTCGTCAGCAGCCAGCGCAGAGCCAGCAGGCCCCGGCCCAGGATCCTTGGTCATCGACCGGATCTGGCGATTCCTTCGGATCCTTTGGGTCCACCGGCGAGTTCGGTGGTTCTGGAGACGATCCCGAGTTCTGAAGTTTCATAGCGTCATCATTCATTTAAGGAGTACCAATGTCACGTAAAAGGCCGCAACCGCCGGTCAAGCCCTTCAAGAAAAAGCCGAATCCTCTGAGGGCTGCCAAGATTCATACCATCGATTACAAGGACGTGGCTCTGCTGCGCAAGTTCATCTCGGACCGGGGCAAGATCCGTTCCCGCCGCATCACCGGCGTCACCGTCCAGGAGCAGCGCGAGATCTCCAAGGCTATCAAGAACGCCCGCGAGATGGCCCTGCTGCCCTACGCCACCAACGGTCGCTGAGGGAGGTCAGGATTATGGCAAAGGAAACCAAGGTTATTCTGACCGATACCGTGACCGATCTGGGTCATAAGGGCGACGTTGTCGGGGTCAAGCCTGGCTATGCGCGCAACTTCCTGATCCCCCAGGGACTGGCTTTCGCCTGGTCCAAGGGCGCTGCTGCACAGATCGAATCCCTGCAGAGGGCACGTCGTGCCAAGTCCATGGCCACCCGCGAGGATGCCGTGGCAGCCAAGACCGCCATCGATGGCCAGACCGTCGAGATCGCAGCCAAGGTGTCTGATTCGGGTAAGCTCTTCGGCGGCATCTCCAATGATGCCATCGCTCAGGCTCTTCGCCCCTTGGCCGATGTGGATCCCCGCTCCATCTCCGTGGAGACCATCAAGACCACCGGAGAGTTCCCGGCCACCGTGGCCCTGCACCCCGAGATCTCGGCCGCTTTCACGGTCAAGGTCGTCGCAGAGTAGTAAATCTGACCTATCCCATAACGATCCTTTTTGAAATAGGGATCTGGGCTTAAGCAGGAGGCCTTCCCGCAGCAGGTATATGCGCGGGAAGGCCTCCTTATGCGTTACAGGGGATTACTCGCCTAGAAATTGCCGCCATTCCAGCCCCAGTCAGTGGTGGCCGTATAGCGGATGTAGGTGCGGTTCTTGGGGATGGACAGCTCAGATTCCAGCGTGTCCATGATGGTCTTGGTCAGGCTTTCCCAGGCGGACTTTGGTACGTCGCTGCCGAAGACGTTGACCTCGACATAGGCTGCAGGCTTGCTGTCGTCACCGCCGAAATAGATGGGCATGTCCGACTCGAAGGGGCACATGAGCCAGCCCTCGGACTTGCCGGGGACAGCGGTGATGGCCTTGCCGTAGGCGGTCTTGATCCGTTCGCGCTGTTCGGCGGTGATGGGCGTGCTTACATGGGTATGGATAACGGGCATGGTGCTTCCTTTCCGGTTCGTCCGGCGTGACCAATCAGGATGACTCGGTCCGCTTGGCGGATGGACGACTATTCCCGTCCCATAGTAGCCTTGACCGGGCAGGCTGGCTCAGCGCCAGCCGAAGGGCCGATGACGCAGGGACCAGGCCCCCAGACGGTGGGCCACCGAACGCGGGTCGACCGGTTTGCCGGGGGCGGGAGCATCCAGCAGCCACTTGCGGATCAGGAAGTTCCAGATGGCCACCACCACGGTGGCTGTGATCTTGGCGATGTTGGCGTAGAGCAGGTAACGGGCGTGCATGGTGGTGATGGCGTCCGGCGGCAGCATGGCAGTGCCCATCCACAGGATCACCTCATTGATCCCCAGGCCGATTACCGAGGAGACCAGAAAGACCGCCATCTCCATCCACCGGGCCATGTCCTCCCTATGCTTGAAGACGTAGCGCATGCTGGCCAGATAGTTGAAGACCAGGGAGATCGGGAAGGAAATGGCCCCAGCCAGGACATTGTTCAGGTGTGGCCCCATGATCAGCAGGTTCATGATGCCGATGTCGATCAGAAAGGCGATGACGCCCACGATGCCGAACTTGAGCAGCTGTCCGATTAATCTACGCACGATAGCCCATTCAATCATTCCTGCTGTGCTCGCGGGGTAGCGGGAGCCGCTTGTGCGCAAAAGCCTTACGTTGCGCCCTCAGGCGGGCAGCTCGGTCAGAATGGGTTCCTCGGTGCTGTTGCGGATTTGACGGAACCCTACAAAGGCGATGGCCAGCGAGGTCAGAGCCAGAGTAGTGACCACCCCGAACCCGCCTTGGGATCCGTAACGGTCGATGAACTGCCCGGCCACAGCCGAACCCGCCGAGGACCCGATCGAATTCATGGCGCTCAGCCAAGCCATGCCCTCGGTGAAGCGGATGGGCGGCACCAGGTGGAGCATGAGCTGGTTGCCGTTGATCCAGGTGGGTGCCTGGCAGACGCCGATGATCAGGTAGATGATCATGATGGTCCACAGATTCCTGGCGAACATGAAGGTTCCGATGCCCAGGTTGACCACCAGCAGGCAGAAGTAGAAACGCTTCCAGAGGGGGATGGTCCAGTTCTTGGCCCCGTAAAGCAGGGCACCGACCAGGGAGCTGAAGGAGAAGCAGGCGAAGACGAATCCGGTCATCTGCTTCATCCCCTGTTCGGTGGCGAAGGCGATGATGGAGATGGATGCGGCGCTCTGGAAGGCTCCCAGGCCGAACCAGGTGGCGCAGACGGCGATCATGCCGGCGCTCCAGAAGGCGCCACTACGGCCGTTTCCGCCCTCCTGGTCCCGCAGGCGCGCCACTTGCTGAGCCTGGCGCTCCCGGTACTCTTTGCGGGTGATGCCCTGGGCGCGGGACATGTCCGTCTGCGAGGGCGGCTCGGTCTCTCGGCAGGATAGGAACATAAAGGCCCCGACCAGCACACAGATCCCGGTAAAGAAGAAGGCCAATACGCCTGAAATGACCGCCAGGATGGAGGCTAGAGGATTGCCGATCACCCACATGGCCTCGTCGAAGACCCCTGACAGGGACAGGGCCTGATTAGTGGCTCGGTGGTCGCCGCGCAGCAGATGCGTCCACCGGCTACGGCTCATGGCTCCCCAGGGTGGAATGGCCGCCATGAACGGGGTGACCAGGTAGAGCACCCAGGTGGGGGCGTGGGCGGTGATGGCTGTGATCAGGACCGTGGCGGCCACGATCCAGACCAGAACGGTGGGAATGGAGACCTGTCGCTGGCCGAACTTGTCGACCATCTTGCCCAGCATGGGGCTGACTAGGGCCAGTGCCACGGCTTGGATGGCGGTCAGGGCTCCGGCCAAGGAGTAGCTGCCGTAGTAGTGCTGCACCGAGATGGTGATGGTCATGCCCACCATGGGGAAGGGCATGGAGGCGATAACCGACCCCACTGCGAACCGTGCCGTGTGAGGCAGTCGCAGGAGCGCCGAGTATCCCCCGAAGACCCTGTGACCGGCTTCGACCAGGGCCGCTTTCAATTGCCGTGGCATGGGTTGTTCACCTCGCATTCCTTGAGTGTTTTTGCAGTCCCGAAGCATGTTTTCTCCAGAACCTTCCAGATGCATGAAAGGGATGTGGGGCTGTTGGGGGACTGCTACAGTGGTAACCATATCGGCGCCTGATGGGTGCCATTGGGATACTGATAATTCTACCCCCCGCCATGGTCTCTTATCGGGTCTGCCGGGGAGCTTGGGAGGTGGGTCGTGCCTGCGACGACCATTCATTTCGTCCGTCATGGCCAGGTTGATAATCCCGATCATATTCTCTATGAGCGATTGCCGGGATTCCATTTGTCCGCCAGAGGCAGGGCTATGGTCGAAGCGACGGCCCGCTTTATGGCCGAGGCTCCTGGCATGCGCGATCTGGAAGCCGTTTACTCATCTCCGCTGGACAGGACCAGGGAGACCACAGCCATCCTGCTTGAGCAGATCAACCCAGCTCGTGTCCAGCACGGTTTGAAACCATTGGAGCCTGTCTATGACCGTCGTCTGATCGAGGCCGGCAACGAATTCCGCGGCAAGCGTATCGGACGCGGGCAGGGGGCCCTCTGGCGGCCCTCCAACCTGCGGCTGATCCTGGACCTGCGCCGACCCAGCTGGGGGGAGTCCTATCGGCAGATCGCCCGGCGAGTGGGGGATTTCGTCCGGCAGGTGGTCCGTAGCCATCCTGATGCGCAGATCATGGCTGTCTCGCATGAGTCGCCCATCTGGTCCTACCGTCATCTTTTGGAGACCGGTCACCCCGAGCACAATATGTTCCTTCGAGCCACCGCCCTGGCATCGGTGACCTCCATCACCCTGGATTGTGACACCGGCAAAGTGCTGGGAATCACCTACGCGGACCCGGCGGCAGGCGTGTGAAGACCGCTTGCACGGCCTAGGATGGCTGAGGATACTGTCGTGGATGACTGTCCGAGAACCCGATGAAGGAGCGTGATGATCATGGTGGATGTAGAGGGAAGCCTGGAGGCCATAGCCGGGCGGCCCGCCGTGGCCCAGGCGGCTGAACAGGGGGCCAGGCTGGTAGACCTTTGGCCCTTGACGAATGCCGAGCATCTGGCCAACGACGCCAAGTATGCGGAGGACCTGCAGGTGCGCATCAGCATGGTGTTGGCGCAGTTGATGACGGGAGAGGATGTGACCATCCCCGACGCTGAATACGTCTATGAGGGCGCTGAGGACATTCCTGGTCGTCCCCAGGATCTGGTGGATGCCCTCATGGCGGCCAACGATGCCATCGAGGCTGCTGCACAGGCGCAGGAAGACCGGTCCAAGATGCTTGCGGATTTGGCTGAAACCTTGGGCAGCGGCTGGGACCAGGTTCGGCAGCAGGATGTAGCCGCCGGCGTGGCCAAGGCCGAGCAGTCCTTGAATGACCAGAGCACATCCCCCAAATCTCTGCAGGACAAGGAGGGGGTGGCCCGGGCCCTGGCCACCAGCCTGGCGATTTGTCGTGATCTGCTCCGGCGTGCAGGCGCTGACCCCGATCACGCAGCGGCCGCTGCGCCGATACTGGTCTATGTCAATGAGCTCAACGAGCGGCTGGGCATTCCGCGGGCTTTCCTGTCCGGCGAGGATGTCGTCCAGGCGCTGGGATTATTGGATGATCCGGAGGCTTTCGCGGACCTGCTGGCTCCTCTGGCAGGTGCCGAGTGGGTCCATCATCGTCAGGAGGTGCTCTGGGACCCCGAGGAGGCCAAGCGCAAGGCCAAGGAAGATGACGAGCGCAAGAGCCGCGAGGCCCTGCAGGCCAAGTTCGCCCATGTGCCCGAGGATCCCAACAAGCCTCCTGTGGAGCTCTGAGACCTTCTGCCCTTCGCCTTGCTATCGTCCAAGGCGAAGGGCTGGCTGGACTCAGCGATCGAAACGGGCTCCTCGTGGATCGCTGGGTCGGGCCAGCAGAATGATCCCGGCGACGGTTCCGGCGATCATGATCAATGCGCCCAAGCCAAGCAGGGAGAGCGAAGATCCCGGATGCCCGTCAATAATAGCCACGATGGCGAAGACCAGAGGGATGGCGCCCACCAGCTCGCTTGCAAAGGGCAGGAGTATCCAGTAGCCGGACATGTTGGTGTCGTGAAGCCGCCGTATGCCTACAGCCAGATTGGGTATGAAAAGTCCAAGGGTGACCAGGAGGGACAGAATCCGTCCCACAAAGATGGATCCTGAGGTGATGATCGAGATCGCAAGGTCGATGAGAAAGATCATCAGAACAACCCACCAGAATTCCCCGCGGGAGGCCCTCCCGGAGAAGACGGAATATTTGACGAAGAAACGCTTGCAAGCGTTTACGAAGTCAATGCCGTACCAGGGTGCGTTCAGTGGCGGCTCGCCGTTGAATCCGGCATCCGCATAGGGGTAGGCCGGATACTGCGGGACCTGGGGGCCGGGCTGGTAGCTGGCCTGTGGCCAACCCGCGGGCGATTGATAAGGGTTGCCCGGCGCATAGCCAGTCGGAGGGGTTGCGCCATTGGGCTGACCGTTGGCCTGGCCGGGATTCGGACCTTGACCATAGGGTGCCTGCTGCTGCCCGTAGTACTGCTGACCATAGGGCTGTTGCTGGTTGTAGCCTGGCTGTTGACCCTGCGGCTGTTGACCGTATGGCTGCCCTTGGTACGGCTGTTCCCGACGGTAATCGTCGGCAGGTCTTTGGGCTTCGCTGATCGGATGGTACACGTCGCTCTGATCCGAAGCTGCCGGCGCATGGCCGGA includes:
- a CDS encoding ABC transporter permease; the encoded protein is MNVKQLVQKIRDRYGYALTVLRGLVKTDFKLRYQGSFLGIAWSVLKPLMLFCVMYLVFARFLRMSDGTATYPVVLLLGISSWQFVTESTNVGLRSVVDRGDLLRKIHFPNYIVVVSATIGAMISYAINLVVVLVFALFSRVHFTWRIIFLPINVAELYVVTLAMTLIMATMYVYYRDIAHIWEVLQQLIFYAMPIIYPLKYVTDRGGRLAFLARLELINPIAQSIQDIRHNFIAPETQPTIWNQFHSFWIMMIPLVITLGLLWFSIWLFRRNSRKFAEVM
- a CDS encoding ABC transporter ATP-binding protein, whose product is MSSDDQTYEEVLQRYQQAPVVLSVDHVSKYFKLPTEQATGLKQAFINWTKGIKGYKKQQVLQDISFEVHQGEFFGIVGRNGGGKSTLLKLISQIYCPEHGSIHVVGKLVPFIELGVGFNPELTGRENVYLNGALLGFTRDQVDAMYDDIVEFAELDDFMDQKLKNYSSGMQVRLAFSVAIKAQGDILVLDEVLAVGDEAFQRKCDDYFTEIKKDPTKTVILVTHDMGSVKKYCTRAMMIADGRVEALGDPETVSHKYTLANLEAERTAEHEMQIQRGGYANGLNDRCPILRTIPVSPQVSDGTGVFKFDVEYQYDQPGDFYLAVALHDIRRGGITYDTGPKTMRMRRHGHQIVHFELPLNVFNNGEFRLITSLRTPNPNDPHGTDAVGVALDENACDFVIRNKRNGEYALLSDRALTIAALDPDQVDEVDG
- a CDS encoding glycosyltransferase, producing the protein MKVQEMADTGFESVVRVVFPERDQEQVLPLYAIDWSPSHLSNTVMDPRTDVKRIRLNAMNQSEYQRLVGQALTRTGAGVTTNDFDLLSRRSLRIHAGGRISLCTFFNAFPAGYWRRWTRVDTVRLTLMVWGRGEVRVMKSNGRGIFTCAGSVRIEQDGQTEQGEHIALDIPMTGLVDGGYCWLEAQASKGDTLTIKDADWQVPIRARTASHQTSVSVAITTFNRAPYCLRQLQDLAAATELRSRLDTIYCTDQGNEFVNDQEGYGAVAQSLGDQLTYMRQRNLGGSGGFSRGMYETLKAGRSDYVLLLDDDAISEPESILRAVQFADYACKPMLVGGGMFHLDNRTVLYTQGERLNWKRMWMEPSQGLGYNHDFALEPLRDCPERHQRIDEDFNGWWMCLIPISVIREIGLSLPVFIKFDDVEYCLRAQHAGYPTVCLPGVAVWHQAWHEKDPARTWEEYYTERNRWLAALLLEPEFPVSRIMTETLYGDASLGLRFTYSAMALRNLALQDLLRGPQYIVETFPTKLDQVRRLRAGFTDAQTTKDLWSLPAPDHETIPPRKRPQSREHRMLVALKLLAKSVLTDRDATRDQQPDTSIAAQDAAWTWVAFDGIDSALVTSPDGDSVAWLKRDNSEFRRLMGQGCRLALTIRKHWKEISAQYRDYGLASLDTWQRIFANSGMKVIPYSSERDGKPGSKIGSE
- the rfbB gene encoding dTDP-glucose 4,6-dehydratase, which gives rise to MTTMVGIGSDQTCPCNLMVTGGAGFIGSNFVRWVGQHHPNTRIVVFDALTYAAIPGSLPDTGPNGPFLVKGDICDPGAVERAISEYGIDTVVHFAAESHNDNAIQSPDPFIKTNIQGTYILLQAVRRHDLRFHHISTDEVYGDLDFGDSRRFDESSPYRPSNPYSASKAASDHLVRAWWRTYGTRVTISNCSNNYGPRQHVEKFIPRQITNILAGIRPRLYGEGRESRDWIHVQDNCEAIWTVLTRGILGSTYLISADNEYSNREVLAMILEEMGQEPDAFDRVPNRPGVDRRYALDSSRIQSELGWRPRHHDFRHGLRDTIDWYASHQDWWRLAKEETERRYKIQGH
- the rpsF gene encoding 30S ribosomal protein S6, with protein sequence MSAHKYELMFIADPAMDERSLKKLTDQYLEVVTKEGGSVDNIDVWGRRKLAYEIDKHKEGNYVVVEYTCEPSASAELDRVLNLNESVIRTKILRKDDK
- a CDS encoding single-stranded DNA-binding protein, with protein sequence MAGDTYITVVGNLTADPEVRTTSNGGTVANLTIASTPRQFNRNSGQWEDGDSLFMRCSAWDSTYSPMASNIQASLTKGMRVIAQGRLVQRSYQDREGNNRTVVELRLDEIGPALTRNTAQVTRNANTGGGGSRGGFAGSSNGGYQGGASYQGGTGAASAPMGRQQPAQSQQAPAQDPWSSTGSGDSFGSFGSTGEFGGSGDDPEF
- the rpsR gene encoding 30S ribosomal protein S18; the encoded protein is MSRKRPQPPVKPFKKKPNPLRAAKIHTIDYKDVALLRKFISDRGKIRSRRITGVTVQEQREISKAIKNAREMALLPYATNGR
- the rplI gene encoding 50S ribosomal protein L9 — encoded protein: MAKETKVILTDTVTDLGHKGDVVGVKPGYARNFLIPQGLAFAWSKGAAAQIESLQRARRAKSMATREDAVAAKTAIDGQTVEIAAKVSDSGKLFGGISNDAIAQALRPLADVDPRSISVETIKTTGEFPATVALHPEISAAFTVKVVAE
- a CDS encoding phenylpyruvate tautomerase MIF-related protein; translated protein: MPVIHTHVSTPITAEQRERIKTAYGKAITAVPGKSEGWLMCPFESDMPIYFGGDDSKPAAYVEVNVFGSDVPKSAWESLTKTIMDTLESELSIPKNRTYIRYTATTDWGWNGGNF
- a CDS encoding GtrA family protein, translated to MRRLIGQLLKFGIVGVIAFLIDIGIMNLLIMGPHLNNVLAGAISFPISLVFNYLASMRYVFKHREDMARWMEMAVFLVSSVIGLGINEVILWMGTAMLPPDAITTMHARYLLYANIAKITATVVVAIWNFLIRKWLLDAPAPGKPVDPRSVAHRLGAWSLRHRPFGWR
- a CDS encoding MFS transporter — its product is MPRQLKAALVEAGHRVFGGYSALLRLPHTARFAVGSVIASMPFPMVGMTITISVQHYYGSYSLAGALTAIQAVALALVSPMLGKMVDKFGQRQVSIPTVLVWIVAATVLITAITAHAPTWVLYLVTPFMAAIPPWGAMSRSRWTHLLRGDHRATNQALSLSGVFDEAMWVIGNPLASILAVISGVLAFFFTGICVLVGAFMFLSCRETEPPSQTDMSRAQGITRKEYRERQAQQVARLRDQEGGNGRSGAFWSAGMIAVCATWFGLGAFQSAASISIIAFATEQGMKQMTGFVFACFSFSSLVGALLYGAKNWTIPLWKRFYFCLLVVNLGIGTFMFARNLWTIMIIYLIIGVCQAPTWINGNQLMLHLVPPIRFTEGMAWLSAMNSIGSSAGSAVAGQFIDRYGSQGGFGVVTTLALTSLAIAFVGFRQIRNSTEEPILTELPA